From the genome of Leishmania braziliensis MHOM/BR/75/M2904 complete genome, chromosome 26, one region includes:
- a CDS encoding putative mitotic cyclin, with the protein MEKTQKEALKPLTFRVIQQRIRDHFVRDLDDETELKSNRYILTAEHVERFLFPLFQRADAKAVRILGEVWGRSRDPSRKLSDQIVAVLTRRQHVLLQGTELTLMELKEKVLLVARLQEPLTAGEVRQLAIQLGPYNREWVEEWLCARLADEAVDSLALCTALRDAVQQRFGAFTFAGVYYPTVLDDLIDMDERAQSSMVYPPKLGVSAQSVRARVCEELFIFTIFCGVPLSLDAYFLAVALFDRFLARRSTPKEELRLYSMAALLLASKCDHSWPTLDPHFVSVKMKLAQENVMAAEEEIVRALQFDTAVSTLHHFCEALVLHQDPPASPEQLRLLEYLIASLSVHTYYGQYRQSCLAAAALHSSRHAARLATGEPSESVRVLLPVVCAALQKNSVERTPGNLLKQIYAQPERHAVSLIPTAVLFPSLSCRSSLSASQ; encoded by the coding sequence atggagaagacGCAGAAGGAAGCGTTGAAGCCGCTGACGTTTAGGGTGATTCAGCAGCGCATTCGCGACCACTTTGTGCGCGACTTGGACGACGAGACGGAGCTGAAGAGCAACCGCTACATCCTCACAGCCGAGCATGTGGAACGATTCCTCTTTCCACTTTTCCAGCGCGCCGACGCTAAAGCTGTGCGCATCCTCGGTGAAGTGTGGGGACGCTCGCGCGACCCTTCGCGTAAGTTGAGTGACCAGATCGTCGCCGTCCTTACTCGCCGCCAacacgtgctgctgcaaggAACGGAGCTGACGCTGAtggagctgaaggagaaggtgctgctggtggcacGGCTGCAGGAGCCACTAACGGCGGGCGAGGTTCGCCAGTTGGCGATTCAGTTGGGCCCCTACAACCGCGAGTGGGTGGAGGAGTGGCTGTGCGCACGTCTCGCAGACGAAGCAGTGGACTCGCTGGCGCTTTGCACCGCCTTACGggacgcggtgcagcagagaTTTGGAGCCTTTACCTTCGCGGGGGTTTATTACCCCACAGTACTGGATGACTTGATCGACATGGACGAGCGAGCTCAGAGTTCCATGGTGTACCCGCCGAAGCTAGGCGTGTCGGCGCAGTCTGTTCGCGCACGCGTCTGCGAGGAGCTTTTCATCTTCACCATATTCTGCGGtgtgccgctctccctcgATGCCTACTTCCTCGCGGTAGCCCTGTTTGACCGCTTCCTcgcccgccgcagcacccccaaagaggagctgcggctgtaCAGTATGGCAGCCCTGCTGCTCGCCTCCAAGTGCGACCACTCGTGGCCCACATTGGATCCACACTTCGTGTCCGTCAAGATGAAACTCGCGCAGGAAAACGTCAtggcggcagaggaggagatcgTGCGGGCGTTGCAGTTCGATACGGCTGTCTCCACGCTGCACCACTTCTGCGAGGCTCTTGTGCTGCACCAGGACCCGCCGGCGTCCCCGGAGCAGCTCCGACTTCTAGAGTATCTCATCGCTTCGCTTTCCGTTCACACTTACTACGGACAGTACAGGCAGTCTTGCctggcagctgcggcgttgCACAGCAGTCGCCACGCTGCCCGCCTCGCAACCGGTGAGCCAAGTGAGTCGGTGCGCGTACTACTGCCAGTtgtgtgcgctgcgctgcagaagAACAGCGTCGAACGCACTCCGGGCAACCTGCTAAAGCAGATCTATGCTCAGCCAGAGCGCCATGCCGTGAGTCTGATTCCTACAGCAGTCCTGTTCCCTAGCCTGTCGTGCCGCTCCTCGCTCAGTGCCAGTCAGTAA
- a CDS encoding 6-phosphofructo-2-kinase/fructose-2,6-biphosphatase-1-like protein, which yields MSEASLTTGVASASPALTSQRYSGIEASRKRRQKPISFQRMAMIQEEIARINQHLEALEASENKTAGPDSVGQHNLTPEDVVDPVVLHMLTVELCELAASGDAVGARILLTGGADPNSRDYDGSTLLHIACTNGRLGVVMVLLEFGADPSLLDRDGNTPLEVAEENGFGDVVQALSRCFNFGANAAPDSFTGQPSSLELSPASMHAPDFSAVPQPMLGSLIVIMVGLPGRGKTYVAEQIRRYFQWNGLACRIFSHQACRRRVERTMTEGVDRDASVLSPTGVAEVEFRIAKELAHDLTTYICKTSGVAILDGTQTTHARRQYLLRAIRDTRQINMTRVVFVEVVNNNKETIHRNILHAKEMFPNAPEDFVDRYYKVMAQHEAVYKTLNPVTDCDMSYIRIEDTQTYSLNMISGWMPSRLAFMLHNLSQTPMNLYLTRAGEYVDLLSDRIGGNSRLTERGRAYSRVLFEYFHKEIPSTTSLTVMTSCAKRCTQTVHYFAEESIKHHSTPTTASEQVVDSPSLRCRVLYFPTLDDINHGDCEGQLLSDVMRTMPNTLQSMKADPYYTAWPNGECIHQVFNSRLEPHIHDIQASTTPVLVTSHLHLLQGLYSYFVTDGDNIVAPQNAFKIDIPLEHVVKIRMVGVNRVAELIDLSEAVVAIQRSETELST from the coding sequence ATGTCTGAGGCATCTCTAACGACGGGGGTGGCGTCCGCGAGTCCGGCGTTGACCTCGCAGCGCTACAGTGGCATCGAGGCCTCGAGGAAGCGGCGTCAGAAGCCCATTTCCTTTCAGCGCATGGCCATGATCCAAGAGGAGATTGCACGCATCAACCAGCACCTTGAGGCGCTAGAAGCAAGCGAGAACAAGACTGCCGGTCCTGACTCAGTTGGGCAGCATAACCTCACCCCCGAAGATGTCGTCGACCCCGTCGTGTTGCACATGCTCACCGTGGAACTATGTGAACTGGCGGCCtctggcgacgccgtcggTGCCCGAATTCTATTGACCGGCGGCGCAGACCCCAACAGTCGTGACTACGACGGGAGTACACTGCTGCACATTGCCTGCACGAATGGTCGCCTAGGAGTAGTCATGGTGCTCCTTGAATTCGGCGCGGATCCCTCGCTGCTGGACCGCGACGGCAACACTCCTCTTGAAGTAGCAGAGGAGAACGGCTTCGGTGACGTCGTGCAGGCACTGTCACGCTGCTTCAACTTCGGGGCCAACGCGGCGCCTGATTCCTTTACCGGGCAGCCATCGTCCCTCGAGCTGTCGCCTGCATCGATGCACGCGCCGGACTTCTCCGCCGTCCCACAGCCCATGCTCGGATCCCTCATTGTCATAATGGTGGGGCTTCCAGGGCGCGGCAAGACTTATGTTGCGGAGCAAATTCGGCGGTACTTCCAGTGGAACGGGCTAGCGTGCAGGATCTTCTCGCACCAAGCATGCCGCCGTCGTGTCGAGCGGACTATGACGGAGGGGGTGGACAGAGACGCCAGCGTCTTGTCTCCGACCggggtggcggaggtggagttTCGAATTGCCAAGGAGCTGGCGCACGACCTCACCACGTACATCTGCAAGACCAGCGGTGTTGCCATCCTTGACGGCACGCAGACAACACATGCACGGCGCCAGTACCTCCTGCGTGCGATTCGCGATACGCGCCAGATCAACATGACGCGCGTCGTCTTTGTGGAGGTGGTGAACAACAACAAGGAGACGATCCACCGCAATATCCTGCACGCCAAGGAAATGTTCCCGAACGCACCGGAGGACTTTGTGGATCGCTACTACAAGGTGATGGCGCAGCACGAGGCGGTGTACAAGACCCTCAATCCAGTTACAGACTGTGATATGTCCTACATTCGCATTGAGGACACCCAGACGTACTCGTTGAATATGATCTCTGGCTGGATGCCCAGCCGACTGGCCTTTATGCTGCACAACCTCAGTCAAACCCCCATGAACTTGTACCTCACTCGCGCCGGCGAGTACGTGGACTTACTGAGCGATCGCATCGGTGGCAACTCGCGCCTCACCGAGCGAGGCCGCGCCTACAGCCGTGTCCTCTTTGAATACTTCCATAAGGAAATTCCGTCCACAACGTCCTTGACCGTCATGACGAGCTGCGCGAAGCGGTGCACGCAGACAGTGCACTACTTTGCCGAGGAGTCCATCAAGCATCATTCCACGCCGACCACTGCCTCCGAGCAAGTGGTAGACAGCCCAtctctgcgctgccgcgtctTGTATTTTCCTACACTGGACGACATCAATCACGGCGATTGCGAAGGACAGCTGCTGTCTGACGTTATGCGAACAATGCCGAACACCCTGCAGTCCATGAAGGCGGACCCATACTACACTGCATGGCCGAATGGCGAGTGTATTCACCAAGTCTTTAACTCGCGCCTGGAGCCTCACATCCACGACATCCAGGCCAGCACCACGCCAGTGCTGGTCACCTCTCACCTCCATCTCTTGCAGGGTCTCTACTCGTACTTCGTGACGGATGGCGATAACATCGTCGCACCGCAGAACGCGTTCAAAATCGACATCCCGCTTGAGCACGTCGTCAAAATCCGTATGGTCGGTGTGAACCGCGTCGCCGAGCTCATTGACCTCTCTGAGGCCGTCGTGGCTATACAGCGGAGCGAGACGGAACTGTCCACCtga
- a CDS encoding aminopeptidase-like protein, which yields MTTARCVLPRNVRPTHYHIALSPDLEHATFSAEVTIDVRIAEPTNSFTLNAVGLTFSDVSVRATVGGGAPVTVQSIMESTEDQRISVQVDCAVADAAQLRFCYTAAITDNLFAFYRSHYTYEGVTSYVGATQMCPAEARRVFPCWDEPAIKATFALDITVPAKLQVWSNDAPLEVVQLPDGLARWVFCPAIAMSTYLVAWVIGELDTAEVTAPRSAAAVAGQGGALASPSSIVIRAITPRGKIEQAQFALTVAAQVLPLYETYFQSPYIFSKLDLIALPNFAFGAMENWGCITFREQTLLASAEASATQKERVAMVVAHELAHQWFGNLVTMAWWSDLWLNESFATYMAMWAVSKIFPEWGMDTQFVYNEGNGAFQLDAMRSSHPIELPVVDVQEVDSIFDAISYSKGAMVLRMAAKFVGEAGFQRGLVNYLSRYAYGAATSVQLWDSLSGPAAPNLKGVLHNWTREQGYPYVQAVHDTEASTLTLTQRRFLVLNDATPAEDAALWKVPMYYTYGTRDGEVNTVPIVLTDRTVTVPIDGAVWVKVNSDQIAFCRVQYTEAMLRGLVGPLTAKLINGTDRYSLLADYAAFARGGYCDTVQAMELLSHYHSEEDYTVWCEVAHFEKNLRSILGGCLPEVRAAFNDFCDRLYAPAMQRLGLQPRHDDGHRTQQSRLLIFSRLLACSNAETVAVAQELYDNRATSSISLDMLGCVYAVHIHTHGAAAMAEVQELIAKATYAEERAQYLGALAAVAEPSTDVPKLMDYLLSDAVNSQDMLTVLLGLAEGAQTQRVFVEQLIHKWPLLAQKAPSVLLARMLKLLEHCSDEAMVTPLRRFFDCMPGEMQSRTRMAFEQGVEGLRCNAAWVARDGAKIARYLLRK from the coding sequence ATGACTACCGCGCGCTGTGTGCTGCCGAGGAATGTCCGACCGACGCACTACCACATAGCCCTCTCTCCAGATCTGGAGCATGCCACCTTCTCGGCTGAAGTCACCATCGACGTGCGCATCGCGGAGCCCACCAACTCCTTCACGCTGAATGCGGTGGGGCTGACGTTTTCGGACGTCTCGGTGCGCGCCAccgtcggcggtggtgctccAGTGACTGTGCAGAGCATCATGGAGTCGACGGAGGACCAACGTATATCTGTGCAGGTCGATTGTGCAGTCGCCGATGCTGCCCAGCTGCGATTCTGCTACACGGCGGCCATCACTGACAACCTCTTCGCCTTCTACCGCAGCCACTACACGTACGAGGGCGTAACGTCATACGTGGGGGCGACACAGATGTGCCCCGCTGAAGCCCGCCGCGTCTTTCCGTGTTGGGACGAGCCTGCCATTAAGGCAACGTTTGCCCTCGACATTACCGTTCCTGCGAAGCTGCAGGTGTGGAGCAACGACGCGCCGCTCGAAGTAGTGCAGCTGCCAGACGGCTTGGCGCGCTGGGTTTTCTGTCCTGCCATAGCGATGTCCACCTACCTTGTTGCCTGGGTGATTGGGGAGCTGGACACGGCGGaggtgacggcgccgcggagcgctgccgcagtggcTGGGCAGGGCGGCGCACTGGCATCGCCCTCCTCCATTGTCATCCGTGCCATTACCCCGCGCGGGAAGATCGAGCAGGCACAGTTCGCACTGACGGTGGCCGCGCAAGTGCTGCCGCTCTACGAGACCTACTTCCAGTCCCCGTACATCTTTTCCAAGCTTGACCTCATCGCGTTGCCCAACTTTGCCTTTGGGGCCATGGAGAACTGGGGCTGCATCACGTTTCGTgagcagacgctgctggcctCGGCGGAGGCGAGCGCCACGCAGAAGGAGCGGGTtgcgatggtggtggcgcatgAGTTGGCCCATCAGTGGTTTGGCAACTTGGTGACCATGGCCTGGTGGTCGGACCTGTGGCTGAACGAGTCTTTTGCCACCTACATGGCCATGTGGGCGGTGAGCAAGATCTTTCCCGAATGGGGGATGGACACGCAGTTTGTGTACAACGAGGGCAACGGGGCATTCCAGCTGGACGCAATGCGCTCCTCGCACCCGATTGAACTGCCGGTGGTGGATGTGCAAGAGGTGGACAGCATCTTTGATGCCATCAGCTATTCTAAGGGAGCCATGGTGCTGCGCATGGCGGCCAAGTTCGTCGGCGAGGCAGGATTCCAGCGCGGGTTGGTCAACTATCTCTCCCGCTACGCTTACGGGGCGGCTACGTCTGTGCAGCTATGGGACTCCCTCTCTggcccagcagcaccgaaTTTGAAAGGGGTTCTCCACAACTGGACGAGGGAGCAGGGGTACCCGTATGTGCAGGCCGTGCACGACACAGAAGCCAGTACACTGACGCTGACGCAGCGGCGTTTCCTCGTCCTGAACGACGCGACACCAGCCGAGGACGCGGCGCTGTGGAAGGTTCCCATGTACTACACATATGGGACCAGAGATGGTGAGGTCAATACGGTACCCATCGTACTCACCGATCGTACCGTCACTGTCCCGATCGACGGCGCAGTCTGGGTGAAGGTGAACAGCGACCAGATCGCCTTCTGCCGTGTGCAGTACACGGAAGCGATGCTGCGCGGACTCGTGGGCCCGCTCACCGCGAAGCTTATCAATGGCACGGACCGCTACTCCCTCCTCGCAGACTACGCGGCCTTCGCGCGCGGAGGCTACTGTGACACGGTGCAAGCCATGGAGCTTCTCTCGCACTAccacagcgaggaggactaCACAGTGTGGTGCGAGGTGGCCCACTTCGAGAAGAATCTGCGTAGCATTCTCGGTGGCTGTCTGCCGGAGGTGCGCGCCGCGTTCAACGACTTCTGCGATCGTCTCTACGCTccggcgatgcagcggctTGGGTTGCAACCGCGCCATGACGACGGTCACCGCACTCAGCAATCGCGCCTGCTGATCTTCTCTCGGCTCCTCGCGTGCAGCAACGCCGAGACAGTtgcggtggcgcaggagcTCTACGACAATCGCGCCACATCCTCGATTTCGCTCGATATGCTCGGCTGCGTGTACGCTGTGCACATCCACACCCATGGTgcagcggcgatggccgAGGTGCAGGAGCTCATCGCCAAAGCTACCTACGCGGAGGAACGGGCGCAGTACCTTGGCGCActcgcagcggtggcggagcCGTCCACTGATGTGCCAAAGCTGATGGACTATCTTTTGTCGGACGCGGTGAACAGTCAGGACAtgctgacggtgctgctAGGCTTGGCGGAGGGCGCACAGACGCAGCGCGTCTTTGTTGAGCAACTCATCCACAAGTGGCCGCTTCTGGCGCAGAAGGCGCCATccgtgctgctggcgaggaTGCTGAAGCTGCTTGAGCATTGTAGTGACGAGGCAATGGTGACTCCGCTGCGTCGCTTCTTTGACTGCATGCCTGGTGAAATGCAGTCTCGTACTCGTATGGCCTTCGAACAGGGCGTGGAGGGCTTGCGGTGCAATGCGGCGTGGGTCGCTCGTGATGGCGCCAAGATTGCCCGCTATTTACTGCGCAAGTGA
- a CDS encoding putative C-1-tetrahydrofolate synthase,cytoplasmic — translation MIRSAQVIDGKAIAAAILSEIKDEVAALRELHGGKVPGLASIIVGQRKDSQKYVQLKHKTAVEVGMASFNVELPEDTSQEVLESNVEKLNSDPSCHGIIVQLPLPKHLDEHQALEKINPCKDADALLPINIGLLHCKDRAPPFTPCTAKGVIVLLRRCGIEMAGKRAVVLGRSNIVGAPVAALLMKENATVTILHSGTSEEDMIDYLRTADIVVAAMGRPGYVKGEWIKEGAAVVDVGTTPVTDPSKKAGYRLVGDVCFEAAAARAAWISPVPGGVGPMTIAMLLQNTLEGFKAAVSVS, via the coding sequence ATGATACGGTCTGCTCAGGTCATTGACGGCAAAGCGATTGCGGCCGCCATCTTAAGTGAGATTAAGGATGAGGTAGCGGCCTTGAGAGAGCTTCACGGCGGCAAGGTGCCAGGCCTCGCCTCCATTATCGTAGGGCAGCGCAAGGACTCTCAAAAGTATGTGCAGCTGAAGCACAAAACCGCCGTGGAGGTTGGGATGGCCAGCTTCAATGTTGAACTGCCAGAGGACACTtcgcaggaggtgctggagtCCAACGTTGAGAAGCTGAACAGTGACCCGAGCTGCCACGGCATCATTGTCCAGCTGCCTCTACCAAAGCACCTGGATGAACATCAAGCGTTAGAGAAGATCAACCCATGCAAGGACgccgatgcgctgctgcccattAACATCGGCCTGCTCCACTGCAAGGACAGGGCGCCGCCCTTCACTCCATGCACGGCGAAGGGCGTCATTGTGCTCTTGAGGCGTTGTGGTATCGAGATGGCCGGCAAGCGCGCGGTTGTGCTGGGTCGCAGCAACATCGTTGGCGCCCCTGTTGCCGCGCTCCTCATGAAGGAAAATGCCACTGTCACCATTCTGCACTCCGGTACGTCCGAGGAGGACATGATCGACTACCTGCGGACCGCCGACATCGTCGTCGCGGCAATGGGTCGGCCCGGGTACGTCAAGGGGGAGTGGATTAAGGAGGGGGCCGCCGTCGTGGATGTTGGCACGACGCCCGTGACAGACCCATCGAAAAAGGCGGGCTATCGTCTTGTCGGTGACGTCTGCTtcgaggcggctgccgcgcgcgctgcgtGGATCTCCCCGGTGCCCGGTGGCGTGGGCCCCATGACGATAGCCATGCTCCTCCAAAACACCCTCGAGGGCTTCAAGGCTGCGGTGAGCGTATCGTAA